The DNA sequence cgctctctccacatccttgcgagcagCCTCTTGCTTCTGTGCAAAAAGAACCTGTTTTTCGTTTGCATGCctgttgaacgtcttcacgaaggttgACCACTTCGGATAGATGTCGTCGGCAAGATAGTAACCCATTTTATACTGGTGATTGTTAGCGATGAAGTTAATGGCCGGCGCTTTATCATTCAGAACTCCGCTAAAGAAGTCGGAATGGTTGAGCACGTTGACGTCGTTGTTTGAGCTGGAGACCCCGAAATACGCATGGCAAATCCATAGCCGATTGTCGGCGACGGCCTCGAGTATAACGGTGGGGTgggtgcctttgtggccgctcgtgTATGACCTCATCCACGCCacagggcaattcttccattgccaatgcatgcaatcgacgCTGCCAAGCATCCCGGGGAATCCGTGCGCTTGTTCTGAAGTTGGAGCAGAAACTTACAATCTGCGGTGTTtggcttcttcagaaattcgTCGGTGAAGG is a window from the Salvia hispanica cultivar TCC Black 2014 chromosome 1, UniMelb_Shisp_WGS_1.0, whole genome shotgun sequence genome containing:
- the LOC125224473 gene encoding uncharacterized protein LOC125224473; the protein is MLGSVDCMHWQWKNCPVAWMRSYTSGHKGTHPTVILEAVADNRLWICHAYFGVSSSNNDVNVLNHSDFFSGVLNDKAPAINFIANNHQYKMGYYLADDIYPKWSTFVKTFNRHANEKQVLFAQKQEAARKDVERAFGVL